The region TCATTGGGTGCAACATGAAAAATTCTTCATATTGGTAAAGTGCATAATTGTAAAATTTACTTGTGATATTTATGTGAAGATATACAGATGAATAAGGGTTTTCTTGTCATTGTATGTTTCTCCATTTCTAGAGAGtatctattttttgaaattgatttttttaataatctcaactaatgactaatgagaaatttttcatgtttcaattaagaaattttgatatgTATAATAATAGGAGATGGAGTCAAAGGGTAGGTAAATAGTTTTTAATGAggaatttttaattataattaccaataccattaaaatgtaatcaattggagtcttttatttcttttaattagtgccacattaaaatgcaataattctaattaaaagacatgagggtaatttaggaataacaaaaactaagataaaaaagtgcttACACTTGCACTACCCAATACCAACATTCatactttttatatagtaatgatAATCTATACCATAGAACTTCTGCCATGACATTCACTGTCACTTCTGTGACTTTTGCTATCAAGAGTCACCTTGTGATATGGGCCGAAAGCGCAAATCTATTTCTGAAGATGAGCATCGTATACAAGCTAATCAACGTCGACGAGAAAGATATGCTAAGAAAGCAGCTGAGAAACAACAAAAAACACAACAGAGTACTGAATATGAAAACAGAATCAGCCACACTTCTCATGCTATGCCTTTTTCTCCAATAGATGATACACTTGTTGATGCTCCTATCCATAATGATGTATCACTTTCAGCTCTATTAAAAGCTAAGTGTACATGTTTTCAAATGCCTGTTGTTAGCTTTTCTGATCAGTCAGCCATGCATTTCAGCTCAACAAACAATACTATTCACCAAAGTATACTCTTGAGCCTCCtaatccaattgttttgtactAACCGTCAAATTTTCGTGAAAGCTCACAAATTATTGTTgcttatttcttttcttctactaACAGTTTTTGCAAGAACTAATTATCTACTTTCTCAAAACATCCTTCCTTCTACGGCTTTTCAAACAGATATCTTCGATGATTCCTCAGCTGTAAATTTAGGTAGGCTTACGAATTATTTACCAGCTATATTTCTGTTCTCTTCTTATATACTAAGAACTATTAACTTTCCTCTCTTTTAAATCCATTCTTCTTTGTTGTGATCTCTTCTGCAATGTTGCTATTCTCTACTGTCAACTCTTCTATTTGAAGACCGACCATCAATCAGCAATCTGCAGCATCCAACTAGTAGCTATATACTATAGATTTATATATACGTATGTGTATATGAGTGTGACTAAGATTCTTTATACTTTTTCTCGTTCTCCTATCAGTTAGAAGCCCCTATATTCCATATTGTATAGGTCCACGTCGTAGAAGAAAAAACATATCATTGTTGGAACAAATACCAGTTCACCCAAGTGTTTTACCAGACGTTCCAGACAGTATCTTTTGTCGTGCTAAGTGATTCTACATGGAGCCACCAAGATTCTGTTGTTCAGCAGGTGAAATTCACTTAGCAGAAACTCAAATGccagaaaagttagttcaatttTATAGGGCAAATGCTCCTAAAGCTAGAGAATTTCGGTTGTGCATCAGGAGTTACAATAACATGTTTGCTTTTACATCCCTTGGTGTTCATTATGATAAAAATCTTAGCAGAAGGAATAATGGTATATATACATTTAGAGTACAGGGCCAGATTTATCACTTTATCAATCCATTGGTTCCTTCTAAAGGTGAAAGAGCAACAAACCTgcaattatatttttatgatACCCAACATGAAATAGCCAATCGTATGGCAATTTCTAGCAAGTTCAGGGAATCCATTTTCCAGCAGTTCAAGGATATTCTTCATGATAATCCTTATTCCACTTTTATCAGAAGCTTGGTGGACCTCCATGATCTTGAAGAtcacaaaattttcttgaaatcagATCCAGGTTTGGATCAAAGAGTCTACAACCTTCCTGCAGTGTCTCAGGTAGCAGCAATGTGGAATGAAAATGATTATAACAGTGGTGATGGCACTCAGAATATCCATATTTTCACAAAGATAGGAAGAAAGCGCATGTTAAAGCAATATTACGGCTGCTATGATACACTTCAGTATCCACTTATATTTGCAAAGGGTGAGACTGGATGGCACAAAGATATATTGAGGATACCAAGATCAGACGTTCTTAACCAATCAGGTTCAACATGCCAGAACCAAAATATCCTCTCAGTCCAGAATTGCTCACACATAGATGAAGTCATATCTGCTGAAGAAAAAGGTACTGATACCAGTTGCAAAATTAATCACAATTTCAAAAAACTCAttcaaatttatttatattttgctGCTCTCTATTCAATTTCCCATTTATATTATTAGTCTTCACAATCAATACAATTCCAAAACATTTATGTAGATTTACTTATATGTTAACTCTGTCCCTTCAATAACTAATTCATATTCTTGCTGATTTCTGATAGtgtccaagaaaaagaaaaccaagagaCCAACAGTATCTTGCCGTGAATATTATGCATATAAGTTTTAGATAAGAGATGGTGATCAGTCAAATTTACTACACATAGGGAGACTACTGC is a window of Coffea eugenioides isolate CCC68of unplaced genomic scaffold, Ceug_1.0 ScVebR1_900;HRSCAF=1656, whole genome shotgun sequence DNA encoding:
- the LOC113759078 gene encoding uncharacterized protein LOC113759078 yields the protein MGRKRKSISEDEHRIQANQRRRERYAKKAAEKQQKTQQSTEYENRISHTSHAMPFSPIDDTLVDAPIHNDVSLSALLKAKCEIHLAETQMPEKLVQFYRANAPKAREFRLCIRSYNNMFAFTSLGVHYDKNLSRRNNGIYTFRVQGQIYHFINPLVPSKGERATNLQLYFYDTQHEIANRMAISSKFRESIFQQFKDILHDNPYSTFIRSLVDLHDLEDHKIFLKSDPGLDQRVYNLPAVSQVAAMWNENDYNSGDGTQNIHIFTKIGRKRMLKQYYGCYDTLQYPLIFAKGETGWHKDILRIPRSDVLNQSGSTCQNQNILSVQNCSHIDEVISAEEKASFIGGPRDMRRRYLDAMSLVQRYGKPDIFLTMTCNPSWPEIKQHLSGEDEIQNRPDLISRVFRAKIEQLEDDLFKRNLFGEVATYTYVIEFQKRGLPHAHFLIILKQG